The following are encoded in a window of Arthrobacter antioxidans genomic DNA:
- a CDS encoding glycosyltransferase family protein produces MADLQPEELRVVLYSHDSQGLGHTRRNLAIAHALSSGLPGHAHRKVTGLLVTGESSATRFDVPAGWDWVVLPGIRKGTDGYRPRHLSIGQDALVQLRTHMVDAVLGRFRPDLVVVDRHAFGVDGELRQALTNLRRERPSCKVVLGLREVLDSPHAMKREWDRMGGTDPLRSVFDQIWVYGDPAIHDPLRTGEIPGSLAPLVRYTGYLATGRVSRGRSTPVNRPYVLTMAGGGSDGLALVLAAAGAEVPAGYGHLVITGPQMPKEHRRLVERAARAGTSVVAKVRDALSEIEGASAIVSMGGYNSVSEVMSTSTPALIVPRTEPRMEQLIRASALARHGVVEMCHPDDLSPELIAAWFARAAGTRVDRAAVDLSGVTALAPLAAGLLAAGADTQERRWERAAV; encoded by the coding sequence ATGGCAGATTTGCAGCCCGAGGAGCTCAGGGTCGTCCTCTACTCCCACGACTCCCAGGGGCTCGGGCACACGCGCCGTAACCTCGCCATCGCCCACGCGCTCTCGTCCGGCCTGCCCGGCCATGCACACCGGAAGGTGACCGGCCTCCTCGTCACGGGGGAATCCTCCGCGACACGCTTCGATGTCCCTGCGGGATGGGACTGGGTGGTCCTGCCGGGGATCCGCAAAGGTACCGATGGCTACCGTCCTCGTCACCTGTCCATCGGACAGGATGCCCTCGTCCAGCTGCGCACGCACATGGTCGACGCCGTGCTCGGCCGATTCCGACCGGACCTGGTCGTCGTCGACCGCCATGCGTTCGGAGTGGACGGGGAACTGCGGCAGGCCCTGACCAACCTCCGGCGCGAACGTCCGTCCTGCAAGGTGGTCCTCGGGCTGCGGGAGGTGCTCGACAGCCCCCACGCCATGAAGCGGGAGTGGGACAGGATGGGTGGAACCGACCCCCTCCGGTCGGTCTTCGACCAGATCTGGGTGTACGGAGATCCCGCGATCCACGACCCCCTGAGGACAGGGGAGATCCCGGGGAGTCTCGCCCCCCTCGTCCGCTATACGGGCTATCTCGCCACGGGCAGGGTGTCCCGCGGCCGGTCCACCCCCGTGAATCGGCCGTACGTGCTGACCATGGCCGGCGGCGGATCGGACGGCCTCGCGCTGGTGCTCGCAGCGGCCGGCGCCGAGGTCCCCGCGGGCTACGGGCATCTCGTCATCACCGGGCCCCAGATGCCGAAGGAGCACCGCCGCCTGGTCGAGCGGGCCGCGAGAGCCGGCACATCGGTGGTCGCGAAAGTGCGCGACGCACTGTCCGAGATCGAGGGAGCCTCGGCGATCGTGTCGATGGGCGGGTACAACTCCGTCAGCGAGGTCATGAGCACGTCCACTCCCGCGCTCATCGTCCCGCGGACCGAGCCCCGGATGGAGCAACTCATCCGGGCCTCGGCACTGGCCCGGCATGGCGTCGTCGAGATGTGCCACCCCGATGACCTCTCCCCGGAACTCATCGCCGCCTGGTTCGCGCGCGCCGCAGGCACCCGCGTGGACCGCGCCGCGGTCGACCTGAGCGGCGTCACCGCACTCGCACCCCTGGCTGCCGGGCTCCTCGCCGCCGGGGCGGACACCCAGGAGCGGAGGTGGGAACGTGCTGCTGTCTGA
- a CDS encoding glycosyltransferase family 4 protein: MRHVGYVCVDPGIPVFGSKGASVHVQEIIRSWRARGADVTVYCTRIGDSVPGDLAGVRVVTHPIPRGTGPERERSQQDAAAALAAQAVEDGVTAVYERYSLFSDALARITGALSVPGILEVNAPLIDEQRTHRALHDEGSALRALGIQLSAATVIACVSDPVAAWVAGHASSGALSRIVTAPNGVNVQRIAPTPESDGTPIVVFVGTLKPWHGVSDLIEAMALSDGSWKLRIIGDGPEAANLRTLAGARGVDADFTGALTPAEVPRALAGCAIAVAPYPRTEREEEQYFSPLKIYEYCAAGLPVVASAVGQVPDIIDHGVTGLLVDPSHPAALATALDELAGAPLARRAMSRAARRFAEDHSWDAVLDAILEGATL, encoded by the coding sequence ATGAGGCATGTCGGCTATGTGTGCGTGGACCCCGGCATCCCGGTGTTCGGCTCGAAGGGGGCCTCCGTCCATGTGCAGGAGATCATCCGGAGTTGGCGTGCCCGCGGCGCCGACGTCACCGTCTACTGCACCAGGATCGGCGACTCCGTCCCCGGTGATCTTGCCGGCGTCCGGGTGGTCACCCATCCCATTCCCCGCGGCACCGGCCCGGAGCGTGAACGGTCGCAGCAGGACGCCGCCGCCGCCCTGGCTGCGCAGGCCGTGGAGGACGGCGTCACGGCGGTCTACGAACGGTACTCCCTGTTCAGCGACGCGCTCGCCCGGATCACGGGCGCTCTGTCCGTTCCCGGCATCCTCGAGGTGAACGCACCACTCATCGATGAGCAGCGGACCCACCGCGCACTGCACGACGAGGGGTCGGCACTGCGTGCTCTCGGCATCCAGCTCTCAGCGGCGACCGTCATCGCGTGCGTGTCCGATCCCGTCGCGGCCTGGGTCGCCGGACACGCATCCTCCGGTGCCCTGTCCAGGATCGTCACCGCACCGAACGGGGTGAACGTGCAGCGCATCGCGCCCACCCCGGAATCCGACGGCACCCCGATCGTCGTCTTCGTCGGCACCCTCAAGCCGTGGCACGGGGTCAGCGACCTCATCGAGGCGATGGCGCTGTCCGACGGTTCCTGGAAGCTGCGGATCATCGGGGACGGCCCCGAAGCAGCGAACCTGCGCACACTGGCCGGCGCGAGAGGTGTGGACGCCGATTTCACCGGGGCCCTGACCCCCGCGGAGGTGCCCCGGGCCCTTGCCGGTTGCGCGATCGCGGTGGCCCCCTACCCCCGGACCGAGCGGGAGGAGGAACAGTACTTCTCCCCGCTGAAGATCTACGAGTACTGCGCCGCCGGGTTACCGGTCGTGGCATCGGCGGTCGGGCAGGTTCCGGACATCATCGACCACGGAGTGACAGGCCTCCTCGTCGACCCCTCACACCCCGCGGCGCTGGCAACCGCCCTGGACGAACTGGCAGGGGCCCCCCTCGCACGCCGCGCCATGTCACGGGCCGCCCGCCGTTTCGCGGAGGACCACAGCTGGGACGCCGTCCTCGATGCCATCCTGGAAGGGGCCACGCTGTGA
- a CDS encoding glycosyltransferase, which produces MYPRFSETFIVTEILAREAQGEDLRLFSLRPPIDPRFHPELARVQAGVTYIPKPSKILEAWSLLGEGLATVPGFVERFARMLPRLLAMDPIEAHQGVGLASEFVRQGITHAHAHFGSMAARVTAIAAELVDIPFSFTAHAKDIFHEEVDAAVLVDLMRRAHHVVTVSDFNHRFLDRIAAGADTSVHRVYNGLELSRFPYEDPAPHGPVLRVCAVGRLVEKKGFPHLLDAVARLKADGLALDVRIAGGGPQHEDLLAHVRALDLAEDVTLLGPRTQDEVLALLRWADVFVAPCVVAPDGNMDGLPTVLLEAMATGVPCIASDVTGIPEVFASGDGVATGLLTRAGSTTDLVEALAHCASADLTGMTRAARHLIESAFDSRHQARRLRELQDGQGALSCSRAS; this is translated from the coding sequence ATGTATCCGCGGTTCTCGGAGACCTTCATCGTGACCGAGATCCTTGCCCGGGAAGCACAGGGCGAGGACCTCCGCCTCTTCTCGTTGCGTCCGCCGATCGACCCCCGGTTCCATCCGGAGCTCGCGCGCGTCCAGGCCGGCGTGACGTACATACCGAAGCCCTCGAAGATCCTCGAAGCATGGAGCCTGCTCGGGGAGGGCCTGGCGACCGTCCCGGGGTTCGTGGAACGCTTCGCCCGCATGCTGCCCCGACTACTGGCCATGGACCCGATCGAAGCCCACCAGGGTGTCGGGCTGGCGTCGGAGTTCGTCCGCCAGGGCATCACCCACGCGCACGCGCACTTCGGGTCGATGGCCGCCCGTGTCACGGCGATCGCCGCGGAACTCGTCGACATCCCCTTCTCCTTCACGGCCCACGCGAAGGACATCTTCCATGAGGAGGTGGACGCGGCGGTCCTGGTGGATCTCATGCGCCGGGCTCATCACGTGGTGACGGTCAGCGACTTCAACCACCGTTTCCTCGACCGGATCGCGGCCGGCGCAGACACCTCCGTGCACCGCGTCTACAACGGTCTGGAACTCAGCCGATTCCCCTACGAGGACCCGGCCCCACACGGGCCGGTACTGCGTGTCTGCGCCGTGGGACGACTGGTCGAGAAGAAGGGTTTCCCCCACCTGCTCGACGCCGTCGCCCGACTGAAAGCCGACGGCCTCGCCCTGGACGTCCGCATCGCGGGAGGCGGACCGCAGCACGAGGACCTCCTCGCGCACGTGCGAGCGCTCGATCTCGCAGAGGACGTCACGCTGCTCGGCCCACGGACGCAGGACGAAGTCCTCGCCCTGCTGCGGTGGGCCGACGTCTTCGTGGCCCCGTGCGTCGTGGCCCCCGACGGCAACATGGACGGCCTGCCGACCGTGCTCCTCGAGGCCATGGCGACCGGCGTCCCGTGCATCGCGAGCGACGTCACCGGGATTCCGGAGGTCTTCGCCTCCGGCGACGGCGTCGCCACGGGCCTTCTGACCCGGGCCGGATCCACCACCGACCTCGTCGAAGCCCTCGCCCACTGTGCATCCGCCGACCTGACCGGGATGACACGCGCGGCGCGCCATCTGATCGAGTCCGCCTTCGACTCGCGGCACCAGGCACGTCGCCTGCGCGAGCTGCAGGACGGACAGGGCGCCCTGAGCTGCTCGAGGGCATCATGA
- a CDS encoding UDP-glucose dehydrogenase family protein: MRISVIGCGYLGAVHAACMAKLGHDVMGIDVDPRRINDLQAGRAPFFEPGLPELLDETLTTGRLKFSSSMADASGADVHFLCVGTPQRKGEYGADLRHVDSAVASLLDALEPGNLIVGKSTVPVGTAARLADDLSRQYPDAVLAWNPEFLREGFAIDDTLSPDRLVYGLPAGEAGLRATRMLDAVYATPLSTGTPRLCSDYATAELVKAAANSFLATKISFINAMAEVCEVTGADITLLADAIGLDERIGRKFLNAGVGFGGGCLPKDIRAFMARAGELGADQALTFLREVDDINVRRRIRTVELTRTLVGGSLLGKRITVLGAAFKPDSDDVRDSPALSIAAQLQLQGAEVTVTDPEAIDGARRRFPELMYEDDLTQAMDGADALLLLTEWEEYRDLTPDVAAASVGTKNILDGRNVLEPASWRRAGWNYKGIGRP; encoded by the coding sequence CAGAATCAACGACCTGCAGGCAGGCCGTGCCCCGTTCTTCGAGCCGGGCCTGCCCGAACTGCTCGACGAGACCCTGACGACCGGCCGGCTGAAATTCAGCTCCAGCATGGCCGATGCCTCGGGCGCGGACGTGCATTTCCTGTGCGTCGGCACGCCGCAGCGCAAGGGCGAATACGGGGCGGACCTGCGCCACGTCGACAGCGCCGTCGCGTCGCTGCTCGATGCCCTCGAGCCGGGCAATCTCATCGTCGGCAAGTCCACGGTCCCCGTGGGTACCGCGGCCCGCCTGGCGGATGACCTCTCGCGGCAGTACCCGGACGCCGTCCTCGCATGGAATCCCGAGTTCCTCCGTGAAGGATTCGCCATCGACGACACGCTCTCGCCCGATCGTCTCGTGTACGGCCTCCCGGCCGGCGAGGCCGGCCTCCGCGCCACCCGCATGCTCGACGCCGTGTACGCGACGCCCCTGTCGACGGGAACCCCTCGTCTGTGCTCCGATTACGCCACCGCCGAGCTGGTCAAAGCCGCGGCGAACTCGTTCCTCGCCACCAAGATCTCGTTCATCAACGCCATGGCCGAGGTATGCGAGGTCACCGGCGCGGACATCACGCTCCTTGCCGACGCGATCGGTCTCGACGAGCGGATCGGCCGGAAGTTCCTCAATGCGGGTGTGGGCTTCGGCGGTGGCTGCCTCCCGAAGGACATCAGGGCCTTCATGGCACGTGCCGGAGAGCTGGGTGCCGACCAGGCGCTCACCTTCCTGCGCGAGGTGGACGACATCAATGTCCGGCGTCGCATCCGCACCGTCGAGCTCACCCGCACCCTGGTGGGAGGCTCGCTCCTCGGCAAGCGCATCACCGTGCTGGGGGCGGCGTTCAAACCCGACAGCGACGACGTCCGCGACTCCCCTGCCCTGAGCATTGCCGCGCAGCTGCAGTTGCAGGGGGCGGAGGTCACCGTCACCGACCCCGAGGCGATCGACGGTGCACGGCGCCGCTTCCCGGAGCTCATGTACGAGGACGACCTGACGCAGGCCATGGATGGCGCCGACGCCCTGCTGCTGCTCACCGAATGGGAGGAGTACCGCGACCTCACCCCGGACGTGGCCGCGGCATCGGTGGGCACGAAGAACATCCTGGACGGTCGCAACGTGCTGGAGCCCGCCAGCTGGCGGCGCGCTGGCTGGAACTACAAGGGAATCGGCAGGCCCTAG